A region of the Zymomonas mobilis subsp. mobilis ATCC 10988 genome:
GTCGCAACCGTCGTATTCCCTTTTAACAAATTCCGTTTTTGGGCAGAGGTTGCGATCAAAGCCATGATCTGATCGCCATCGACAATCTCGCCTTTTTCATCGACGATGATGACACGATCAGCGTCGCCATCAAGGGCAATGCCTAAATCCGCACGCGTTTCCAGCACTTTCTTTTGCAAAGCCGAAGGATCAGTCGAACCGCAATGGTCATTGATATTAAGACCATTAGGCGCAACGCCCAAAGTAATCACCTCAGCCCCTAATTCCCATAGAACGGCGGGGGCAACCTGATAGGCTGCGCCATTGGCGCAATCCAGAACCAAACGCAATTTATCCAACCGTAAAGATTCAGGAAAACTCGATTTCACCGCATGGATATAGCGCCCCTGCGCATCGTCAATACGCCGCGCCCGCCCAATATCGGCAGGGGCTGCCAATAGAGGCGGCTGGTCAATCGCCTCTTCGATCGCTTTTTCTTCCTCTTCCGATAATTTATAGCCATTGGGGCCAAAAAGTTTGATGCCGTTATCGGAAAAAGGATTGTGGCTGGCAGAAATCATAACACCCAGATCAGCCCGCATTGATCGGGTCAAAAGAGCTACCCCCGGGGTTGGCAGAGGGCCTACCAGAACAACATCCATCCCAACACTGGTAAAACCCGCCATCAAAGCGGATTCTACCATATAGCCGGATAATCGGGTATCTTTCCCAATTAGGACACGATGACGATGCAGCCCCCGTTTAAAATAGGCACCGGCGGCCTGCCCTACTCTCATCGCAACATCGGCTGTCATCGGATCCTTGTTCGTGCAACCACGGATACCATCCGTTCCAAAATATTGCCGTGACATGCGCGATTACCGTCCTTTCCGATCAAACTTTAAGACTTACAGCCGCCAGAATGAAGAAGAAGTCTCGCAAGACTACGCCTCATTTTCGTGCAACAGCTTTTTCAAAACAGGTGTCAAAACAAATATGCCTCCGCCAAATACAACGGAAAGCCAACCGATAGAAGAATAAACATTCAGAATATTGTGAAATCCATCGCCGCTACCATTACTGGTCATCTTGGCAATCATTCCGGCACCATATTCCCCAAAAGCAGTCGAGAAAAACCACGTTCCAACCATCAAGCCAGCCATATGCACAGGTGACAAGCGGGTAATAGCCGCTAATCCTACTGGCGACAGGCATAATTCACCAAGGGTATGGAAAAGATAAATCAGGAAAATAAAGAGAACCGGCGTTAATTGATGGGCATTCATTTTGGCTCCGGCCACCAGAACCAGAAAACCAAGCCCCAAGCCGACTAGCCCCATACCAAATTTAAAAAAAGTAGACGGCTCTAAATTCCGTTTATTCAACCATGTCCAAAGACCAGCCATCACAGGTGCCAAAAGAATGATATAGATCGAATTAAGAGACTGAAACATCGAGGTCGCAATATCCACACCCGCGATATGACGGTCGGTATAGCGATCGGTGAACATATTCAGCGAGGATCCTGCCTGCTCAAACAAAGACCAAAAAAGCACCGATCCAATCATTAAAATCATAGCAGCAAAAAGCCGATCACGGGCAATAGACGGCAAACGAATGGCAGAATAAAAGATATAGATAACCAAAAAGATACCGATAATACCCAGCAATTGCCCGACAATCTGATAATAGTTAAGCAAAATCCCCGAAAAGACGATAGCGGTAACACTGAGGATATAAATCCAAATTTCTTTTGAAAGGCCGAAAACTTTTTGTGCCAATTTTTCAGGACAGGCAGATTCCCCTCGTCCCTTCAAAAGTGGACGGCAAAAAACAAAAATCAGAAGACCGATAGCCATGCCAACGCCAGCCATACCGAAACCATAACGCCAGCCGTATTTTTCTCCGACATAGCCACAAATCAACGGGCCCAATGCACCGCCAAGATTGATCCCCATATAAAAAATGGTAAAGGCCGGATCACGTCTCAGATCATTTTTATCATATAGGCTGCCGACAATCGCCGAAATATTGCCTTTTAAAAATCCGGTTCCGACAATGATAAAGGCCAAGGCGATATAAAAACAATTTACAGCCAAAGACTGATTGCCGCCATTGCCTTCAAAACCCAT
Encoded here:
- the glmM gene encoding phosphoglucosamine mutase, whose product is MSRQYFGTDGIRGCTNKDPMTADVAMRVGQAAGAYFKRGLHRHRVLIGKDTRLSGYMVESALMAGFTSVGMDVVLVGPLPTPGVALLTRSMRADLGVMISASHNPFSDNGIKLFGPNGYKLSEEEEKAIEEAIDQPPLLAAPADIGRARRIDDAQGRYIHAVKSSFPESLRLDKLRLVLDCANGAAYQVAPAVLWELGAEVITLGVAPNGLNINDHCGSTDPSALQKKVLETRADLGIALDGDADRVIIVDEKGEIVDGDQIMALIATSAQKRNLLKGNTTVATVMSNLGLERYLSKLGIQLLRTQVGDRHVVEAMRAGGYTVGGEQSGHIILSYHTTTGDGLVAALQVLADLVQSDKKASELLHVFDPFPQLLKNVRYSSGQPLEDESVCEAISEAEESLKGKGRLLIRKSGTEPLIRVMAEAEDPDLVHQIVDHICETVRRAA
- a CDS encoding peptide MFS transporter, with protein sequence MLLSKNRTDQEKTIIGHPPGLFLLFFTEMWERFSFYGMRALLIFYLTKHFLFSDSKSYSIYAAYASLVYIMPVIGGFIADKLLGGRKAVLYGAVLITIGHFLMGFEGNGGNQSLAVNCFYIALAFIIVGTGFLKGNISAIVGSLYDKNDLRRDPAFTIFYMGINLGGALGPLICGYVGEKYGWRYGFGMAGVGMAIGLLIFVFCRPLLKGRGESACPEKLAQKVFGLSKEIWIYILSVTAIVFSGILLNYYQIVGQLLGIIGIFLVIYIFYSAIRLPSIARDRLFAAMILMIGSVLFWSLFEQAGSSLNMFTDRYTDRHIAGVDIATSMFQSLNSIYIILLAPVMAGLWTWLNKRNLEPSTFFKFGMGLVGLGLGFLVLVAGAKMNAHQLTPVLFIFLIYLFHTLGELCLSPVGLAAITRLSPVHMAGLMVGTWFFSTAFGEYGAGMIAKMTSNGSGDGFHNILNVYSSIGWLSVVFGGGIFVLTPVLKKLLHENEA